Within Micromonospora narathiwatensis, the genomic segment AAATCAGCCCGACCAGGCGGCCGTCGTCGATCACCGGCAGGCGGCGCACCGCGTACGTCCGCATCAGGTCGGCGGCGGCCACCGCGTCGTCGTACTGGCTCACCGTCACCACGTCCTTGCTGGTGATCTGGTTGAGCCGGGTGGTGTTGGGGTCCATGTTCTCGGCCACGCCGCGGACCGTGATGTCCCGGTCCGTAACGATGCCGACCACGTTGTCGCCGTCGGTCACCACCACATCGCCGATGGCGCTGTCGCGCATCTCCTGCGCCGCGGCGGTGAGGGTGTCGTTGCCGTCCATCGTCACCAACCGGGTCGTCATGAACTCTCCGACCGTTGTCATGGTGCTCCCCTCTCGGTGTCGGCACCGCGGTCTACCCGCCGGTCCCGGCCCGGTAACCCGCCCGGGTTCAGCGATGGCGGGGGCAGCGCCGCGCGGGCGCGGGTCAGCCGCGGGGAGGCATTCCGTAGACGCGCTCGACATGCAGCCGCAGCACGAGCCGGCGCTCGGCGACCATGGCCCGCCGGAAGTCGTCCCAGTCCGGGTGCTCGCCCTGCACCGCCCGGTAGATCCCGACCAGTTCCTCGACCGTCGGGTCGTCCGGCCGCTCGGCCACCGGGGTCAGCTCGGCCCGCGCCTCCGCCACCGCGTACGCCCAGCCGTCCTGGCTGCTGACCTGGAAGCTGGCCCGGGGGTCGCGGCGCAGGTTGGCGGTCTTGGCCCGGCCGTCGGTGACCGAGACCCGGATCAGGCCCTGCTCCCGGTCGAAGGAGTAGACCACGTTGGACAGCTGGGGTCGGCCGTCCCGTTTGATGGTGGCGAGGG encodes:
- a CDS encoding CBS domain-containing protein, producing the protein MTTVGEFMTTRLVTMDGNDTLTAAAQEMRDSAIGDVVVTDGDNVVGIVTDRDITVRGVAENMDPNTTRLNQITSKDVVTVSQYDDAVAAADLMRTYAVRRLPVIDDGRLVGLISMGDLAVEREPQSVLADISADDPNN
- a CDS encoding PPOX class F420-dependent oxidoreductase; this translates as MTDEQTRQALTDLIASRWLGTLATIKRDGRPQLSNVVYSFDREQGLIRVSVTDGRAKTANLRRDPRASFQVSSQDGWAYAVAEARAELTPVAERPDDPTVEELVGIYRAVQGEHPDWDDFRRAMVAERRLVLRLHVERVYGMPPRG